The following are encoded together in the Schistocerca americana isolate TAMUIC-IGC-003095 chromosome 6, iqSchAmer2.1, whole genome shotgun sequence genome:
- the LOC124620202 gene encoding caldesmon-like yields MAKTKHSQFMEYGRFRERREPEYPSIFEIFPCQPTPGPAPRIKKEENNKDDTGKDGRAEGHAVGRVKKRKAAKEIPSSDDRERRHTEQRRRRRKRRQNKLVAAPLEGPAGVHVIGRFKVNKVVEDNPPRKDQDSDVTSEREICPKEGDIILLDAPQEGPAEVDAAQVDQEEERVANCLVDAAQMEQAHHYLHEKTVEGRMGAAKVVEVCGEIKEGADESLEDDAEVDKACGNEEEGAAKSRMNAADMEEASQDLEEKAAESLMDAVKMGETCGEIDEGAHDGVVDAGETDTVCGDEDEEAAECLMITARMEQAHQDLQEKIVESRMGATEMGETCGEIEEGADESLEDDAEIDKVCGNEEESAAKGPVNAAEMEKAHQDLEEDAAESLMDASKKEEVRVDVEEGTAKSLCSQPSGAACTH; encoded by the exons ATGGCAAAAACAAAACACTCACAGTTTATGGAGTACGGGCGCTTCAGAGAGAGAAGGGAGCCAGAATATCCGTCCATCTTCGAGATCTTTCCCTGTCAGCCGACTCCAGGACCTGCCCCTCgaatcaagaaagaagagaatAATAAGGACGACACTGGgaaggacggccgtgcagag GGCCATGCTGTTGGTCGCGTTAAGAAGAGGAAGGCAGCCAAAGAAATACCATCGTCAGATGACCGCGAGCGTAGACACACCGAGCAGCGTCGCCGTCGCCGCAAGAGACGTCAGAATAAACTGGTCGCTGCGCCGCTGGAGGGCCCTGCTGGG GTCCACGTTATTGGGCGCTTCAAAGTAAATAAGGTAGTTGAAGATAATCCACCGCGCAAGGATCAAGACAGCGACGTAACTTCAGAAAGGGAGATTTGCCCCAAGGAAGGAGATATAATACTGCTCGATGCGCCGCAGGAGGGCCCCGCTGAG GTGGATGCTGCCCAGGTGGATCAAGAGGAGGAGAGAGTAGCTAATTGTCTCGTGGATGCTGCCCAGATGGAACAAGCCCATCACTATTTACATGAGAAGACAGTTGAGGGTCGCATGGGTGCTGCCAAGGTGGTTGAAGTGTGTGGAGAGATTAAGGAAGGGGCAGATGAGAGTCTCGAGGATGATGCTGAGGTTGACAAAGCATGTGGAAATGAGGAGGAAGGTGCAGCTAAGAGTCGCATGAATGCTGCCGACATGGAAGAAGCGAGTCAAGATTTAGAAGAGAAGGCAGCTGAGAGTCTCATGGATGCTGTCAAGATGGGCGAAACATGTGGAGAGATTGATGAAGGGGCACATGATGGTGTTGTGGATGCTGGTGAGACTGACACAGTATGTGGAGATGAGGATGAAGAGGCAGCTGAGTGCCTCATGATTACTGCCAGGATGGAACAAGCCCATCAAGATTTACAGGAGAAGATAGTTGAGAGTCGCATGGGCGCTACCGAGATGGGCGAGACATGTGGAGAGATTGAGGAAGGGGCAGATGAGAGTCTCGAGGATGATGCTGAGATTGACAAAGTATGTGGAAATGAGGAGGAAAGTGCGGCTAAGGGCCCTGTGAATGCTGCCGAGATGGAAAAAGCTcatcaagatttagaggaggaCGCAGCCGAGAGTCTGATGGATGCTTCCAAGAAGGAGGAAGTTCGTGTAGATGTTGAGGAGGGAACAGCTAAGAGTCTTTGTAGCCAACCCTCGGGTGCCGCTTGCACCCACTGA